One segment of Mycolicibacterium sp. YH-1 DNA contains the following:
- a CDS encoding peroxynitrite isomerase, with protein sequence MGRRRFARSPYPGGVVDLHPDIAVLAALLGTWTGRGSGEYPTIEPFEYIEEVTFGHVGKPFLSYGHRTRAVSDGRPLHAETGYVRVPAPGRVEWVLAHPTGVTEIEEGTLTVTGGVIEMELTATTIGRTSSAKDVNALSRSFRMEPDLLTYTVRMGAVGQPLQHHLAATLHRVRP encoded by the coding sequence ATGGGACGGCGTCGTTTCGCGCGCTCGCCGTACCCTGGCGGCGTGGTCGATCTGCATCCCGATATCGCCGTGCTGGCAGCACTGCTCGGCACCTGGACGGGCCGCGGTTCCGGCGAGTACCCGACGATCGAGCCGTTCGAGTACATCGAGGAGGTGACGTTCGGTCACGTCGGCAAGCCGTTCCTGAGCTACGGGCACCGCACGCGCGCGGTCTCCGACGGCAGACCGCTGCACGCCGAGACGGGATACGTGCGGGTGCCCGCGCCTGGCCGGGTCGAATGGGTGCTCGCCCACCCGACGGGCGTGACCGAGATCGAGGAGGGCACGCTGACCGTCACCGGGGGCGTCATCGAGATGGAACTGACTGCGACGACCATCGGGCGCACGTCATCGGCCAAGGACGTCAACGCCCTGTCTCGCTCGTTCCGCATGGAACCGGATCTCCTGACCTACACCGTCCGAATGGGGGCGGTCGGCCAACCCCTTCAGCACCACCTGGCCGCGACTCTGCATCGAGTGCGACCGTGA
- the lipE gene encoding lipase LipE, protein MTAQADTEGRIRVPADLDAVTTVADEDHSGVDRGAVEGIWDAARHWYRAGMHPAIQVCLRVDGRVVLNRAIGHGWGNGPQDSPDAEKIPVTPETPFCVYSAAKAISTTVVHMLVERGAFSLDDRVCDYLPTYTSHGKDRTTIRHVVTHSAGVPLATGPRPDLKRMDDSDYARDMLGNLRPIYRPGLVHMYHGLTWGPLVREIVSAATGRDIREILATEILDPLGFRWTNYGVAAGDVPLVAPSHVTGKPAPAAMAAVFKKAVGGTPTQIIPFSNTPAFLTSVVPSSSTVSTADELSRFAEILRRGGDLDGVRVMSPETLRAATREARRLRPDVATGLMPLRWGTGYMLGSKRFGPFGRNAPAAFGHTGLVDIAVWADPARRLSAAVVSSGKPGGHPEAKRYPALLDAITAALPQS, encoded by the coding sequence GTGACCGCCCAGGCGGACACCGAGGGACGGATCCGGGTCCCGGCCGACCTCGACGCCGTCACCACGGTGGCCGACGAGGACCACTCCGGCGTGGATCGCGGTGCGGTCGAGGGAATTTGGGATGCCGCACGGCACTGGTACCGCGCAGGCATGCACCCCGCGATCCAGGTCTGCCTGCGGGTCGACGGCCGCGTCGTGCTCAACCGCGCGATCGGGCACGGGTGGGGCAACGGACCGCAGGACTCGCCTGACGCCGAGAAGATCCCGGTCACGCCGGAGACACCGTTCTGCGTGTACTCGGCGGCCAAGGCGATCAGCACCACCGTCGTGCACATGCTCGTCGAGCGCGGGGCGTTCTCCCTCGACGACCGGGTCTGCGACTACCTGCCGACCTACACCAGCCACGGCAAGGACCGCACGACGATCCGGCACGTGGTGACGCACAGCGCCGGTGTGCCGTTGGCGACCGGCCCGCGTCCCGACCTCAAGCGGATGGACGACAGCGACTACGCCCGCGACATGCTCGGCAATCTCAGGCCGATCTACCGGCCGGGACTGGTGCACATGTACCACGGCCTGACCTGGGGACCGCTGGTCCGCGAGATCGTCTCGGCCGCCACCGGACGCGACATCCGCGAGATCCTGGCGACCGAGATCCTCGACCCGCTGGGCTTCCGGTGGACCAACTACGGCGTGGCCGCGGGCGACGTGCCACTGGTCGCGCCGAGCCACGTGACCGGCAAGCCCGCGCCGGCAGCCATGGCGGCGGTGTTCAAGAAGGCCGTCGGCGGAACGCCCACCCAGATCATCCCGTTCTCGAACACACCGGCGTTTCTGACCAGTGTGGTGCCGTCCTCGAGCACCGTGTCGACCGCGGACGAACTGTCGCGCTTCGCCGAGATTCTGCGCCGCGGAGGCGATCTCGACGGCGTGCGCGTGATGTCACCCGAGACCCTGCGCGCCGCGACCCGGGAGGCCCGCCGATTGCGGCCCGACGTGGCGACCGGCCTGATGCCACTGCGATGGGGTACCGGATACATGTTGGGGTCCAAGCGCTTCGGCCCGTTCGGCCGCAACGCACCCGCCGCGTTCGGGCACACCGGCCTGGTCGACATCGCGGTCTGGGCCGACCCCGCGCGCCGGCTGTCGGCGGCCGTGGTCAGCAGCGGCAAGCCAGGCGGTCATCCCGAGGCGAAGCGCTACCCGGCGCTGCTGGACGCCATCACGGCCGCACTGCCCCAGTCCTGA
- a CDS encoding SDR family NAD(P)-dependent oxidoreductase yields MVLKRDAASLEGRVAVVTGGGSGIGRGIALGFAEFGARVAIWERDPDTATAAAHECGGLACVTDVRDPEQVDAALATTIETLGVPTILVNNAGGVFWSGILDTSPGGWDALIRSNLTHVLLCTQRVARAMTAADVGGSIVNVTSIEGTRAAPGYGAYAAAKAGVVNFTKTAALELAPHGIRVNALAPDVTATEGLAGLAPEGWEERTGHNIPMARVGHVDEMAGAAVFLASELSTYVTGQTLHVDGGTSAAGGWYHHPDDGHYVLGAGV; encoded by the coding sequence ATGGTGCTCAAGCGCGATGCCGCATCTCTCGAGGGCAGGGTCGCCGTGGTCACGGGCGGCGGATCGGGAATCGGGCGTGGAATCGCGCTCGGATTCGCGGAGTTCGGTGCGCGCGTGGCGATCTGGGAACGCGATCCCGACACCGCGACGGCCGCGGCCCACGAGTGCGGCGGCCTGGCGTGTGTGACCGACGTCCGCGACCCCGAGCAGGTGGACGCCGCGCTGGCCACGACCATCGAGACCCTCGGAGTGCCGACGATTCTGGTGAACAACGCGGGTGGTGTCTTCTGGTCGGGAATCCTCGACACCTCGCCGGGCGGATGGGACGCTCTGATCCGATCCAATCTCACCCACGTTCTGCTGTGCACGCAGCGCGTCGCGCGTGCCATGACCGCCGCCGACGTCGGCGGCAGCATCGTCAACGTGACATCGATCGAGGGCACCCGGGCCGCCCCGGGCTACGGCGCCTACGCCGCGGCCAAGGCCGGGGTCGTGAACTTCACCAAGACCGCGGCGCTGGAGCTGGCCCCGCACGGGATCAGGGTCAACGCGCTGGCTCCCGACGTGACGGCCACCGAGGGCCTCGCGGGGCTGGCGCCTGAGGGCTGGGAGGAACGCACCGGCCACAACATTCCGATGGCCCGCGTCGGACACGTCGACGAGATGGCCGGTGCGGCTGTGTTTCTCGCCTCCGAACTCAGCACGTACGTGACGGGCCAGACGTTGCACGTCGACGGCGGCACATCGGCCGCGGGCGGCTGGTATCACCACCCCGACGACGGGCACTACGTGCTGGGTGCAGGCGTCTAG
- a CDS encoding acyl-CoA dehydrogenase family protein has product MSNAADSERVADLAHRVVADHDPKSVPIPEYLAACYDAGLSWVHFPEGLGGLGVSRGLQAVADKILQGAGGPVPLGLNPMGYGMAAPTIREHAQSEDVKKSWLRPLATTEDIWCQLFSEPGAGSDLAGLATSAVLDGDEWVINGQKVWTSLAHRARWGLLLARTDPDVAKHKGLTYFVIDMHGPGVETRPLRQLTGHAEFNEVYFTDARIPDAHRLGAVGNGWNVAMTTLMNERSALGGSGSKRGAGTISEAVSLWASRPDLQTPVLRDRLASLWLKSEAQRLTAERSRASAGVGGPGPEGSIGKLVGAELNQHIYRFCMDLLGPEGILYHGYGSPDPDREEADWRGPIQQRFLRSRANTIEGGTSDVMRNILGERILGLPGDLRADAGMPWKEIPRG; this is encoded by the coding sequence ATGAGCAACGCTGCTGATTCCGAACGGGTCGCGGATCTCGCGCACCGGGTCGTCGCCGACCACGACCCGAAGTCCGTGCCCATTCCCGAGTACCTCGCCGCCTGTTACGACGCGGGCCTGTCGTGGGTGCACTTCCCGGAGGGCCTCGGCGGCCTGGGCGTCTCCCGGGGTCTGCAGGCGGTGGCCGACAAGATTCTGCAGGGCGCGGGCGGGCCGGTCCCGCTCGGCCTGAACCCGATGGGCTACGGCATGGCCGCGCCCACCATCCGCGAGCACGCCCAGAGCGAGGACGTCAAGAAGTCCTGGCTGCGTCCCCTGGCCACCACCGAGGACATCTGGTGCCAGCTGTTCTCCGAACCCGGCGCCGGTTCCGACCTGGCCGGGCTCGCCACCTCGGCGGTGCTCGACGGTGACGAGTGGGTGATCAACGGCCAGAAGGTCTGGACCAGCCTCGCGCACAGGGCTCGGTGGGGCCTGCTGCTGGCGCGCACCGATCCGGACGTGGCCAAGCACAAGGGGCTGACGTACTTCGTCATCGACATGCACGGACCGGGTGTGGAGACCCGGCCGCTGCGACAGCTCACCGGGCACGCCGAGTTCAACGAGGTCTACTTCACCGACGCCCGCATCCCCGATGCGCATCGCCTCGGCGCGGTCGGCAACGGCTGGAACGTCGCGATGACGACACTCATGAACGAGCGCAGCGCGCTCGGCGGCAGCGGCAGCAAGCGTGGCGCGGGCACCATCTCCGAGGCGGTGTCGCTGTGGGCGTCGCGGCCCGACCTTCAGACGCCGGTGCTGCGGGATCGGCTCGCGTCGCTGTGGCTGAAGTCGGAGGCGCAGCGGCTCACCGCCGAACGCTCCCGCGCCAGTGCCGGCGTCGGCGGACCCGGCCCGGAGGGCTCGATCGGCAAGCTCGTCGGCGCCGAACTCAACCAGCACATCTATCGGTTCTGCATGGATCTGCTTGGGCCCGAAGGCATTCTGTACCACGGCTACGGGTCGCCCGACCCGGACCGGGAGGAGGCAGACTGGCGCGGCCCGATCCAGCAACGGTTCCTGCGCAGCCGCGCCAACACCATCGAAGGCGGCACCTCGGACGTGATGCGCAATATCCTCGGCGAACGGATCCTCGGGCTGCCTGGTGACCTACGTGCCGATGCCGGCATGCCCTGGAAGGAGATCCCCCGTGGCTAG
- a CDS encoding acyl-CoA dehydrogenase family protein, with protein MASPTFTFTDEQGQLRAAVRKFCADNFDEPTVRALMESEPTFDAKVWARLGGELGVLGLSVPEADGGVGGSLVDQAVAVEELGSSLACGPVFGTVFLAIPALVAASSSELRDAVLADLVEGRRTAAFAVADRAGGFDPADVAITAAGSGAETTLSGTLERVVDGTAADDLLVAANGPDGVALYVVDAAGAGVQRTGLVTLDLTRPQATIVLTDAPARLVAGPDEATRVIEHAVAVGCALLAVEQVGAAQHLLDLAVEYAKSRLQFGRPIGSFQAVKHRLADMLVDVEHARSTAYHAVWALADGSDDPALAASIAQAVCSAAFARVATDTIQTLGGIGFTWEHQAHLYFKRATTDAALLGSPEQHRSRVAAMVLDTASADRAPRVADGTPA; from the coding sequence GTGGCTAGTCCCACCTTCACGTTCACCGATGAGCAGGGCCAGCTTCGGGCGGCCGTGCGCAAGTTCTGCGCCGACAACTTCGACGAGCCGACGGTCCGTGCGCTCATGGAGTCCGAGCCCACGTTCGACGCCAAGGTATGGGCGCGGCTGGGTGGCGAACTCGGCGTTCTCGGCCTGTCGGTGCCGGAAGCCGATGGCGGCGTTGGTGGTTCGCTGGTCGATCAGGCCGTCGCGGTCGAGGAGCTTGGCTCGTCGCTTGCGTGCGGACCGGTGTTCGGCACCGTGTTCCTCGCCATTCCCGCACTGGTCGCCGCGTCGTCGAGTGAGCTGCGCGACGCCGTGCTGGCCGATCTGGTCGAGGGTCGTCGTACCGCGGCGTTCGCGGTGGCCGATCGGGCCGGCGGGTTCGACCCGGCCGATGTCGCGATCACGGCCGCCGGCAGCGGTGCGGAGACCACGCTGAGCGGGACGCTGGAACGTGTCGTCGACGGCACCGCCGCCGATGACCTGCTGGTCGCCGCCAACGGCCCGGACGGCGTTGCGCTCTACGTCGTCGACGCCGCGGGTGCCGGTGTGCAGCGCACGGGACTGGTCACACTCGACCTCACCCGGCCGCAGGCCACCATCGTGCTCACCGATGCGCCGGCGCGGTTGGTCGCCGGGCCCGACGAGGCGACCCGAGTCATCGAGCACGCCGTGGCGGTGGGTTGCGCACTGCTGGCCGTCGAACAGGTCGGTGCCGCACAGCATCTGCTGGACCTGGCGGTCGAGTACGCGAAGTCACGGCTGCAGTTCGGCAGGCCGATCGGATCGTTCCAGGCCGTGAAGCATCGCCTGGCCGACATGCTGGTCGACGTCGAGCACGCCCGTTCGACGGCCTACCACGCCGTGTGGGCGCTGGCCGACGGGTCGGATGATCCCGCGTTGGCGGCCAGCATCGCCCAGGCGGTCTGCTCGGCGGCGTTCGCCCGCGTCGCCACCGACACCATTCAGACCCTCGGTGGCATCGGGTTCACCTGGGAGCACCAGGCGCACCTGTACTTCAAGCGCGCGACCACCGACGCCGCACTGCTGGGTAGCCCCGAGCAGCATCGGTCGCGGGTGGCCGCCATGGTGCTCGACACCGCGTCGGCGGACCGGGCGCCCCGAGTGGCGGACGGCACCCCCGCCTGA
- a CDS encoding AraC family transcriptional regulator produces MVSLSDLEFDFISEQIAKPTDWVFDEPHHVIAIYTGGLVRAKETEFDRGPLHRDLPKVGDILVIPAGQHVGITAQGRLAEFSQVNVPTKLLEHRELTPRFGYRDSLLHQMTRRVQSVVDREDLLARLLKESLTDVVRLHLSDHYAMIQRRRTTRTFDLATQVRLVEFIEDSLDEDISIAALSEFTGMSANSFITAFVSSFHTTPYQFVLTRRINRAKFLLASTAMSITDIGVAAGFSTPSHFATTFKSRVGATPTAYRSGL; encoded by the coding sequence ATGGTGTCGTTGAGCGACCTTGAGTTCGACTTCATCAGCGAACAGATCGCCAAACCCACGGATTGGGTATTCGACGAACCTCACCACGTGATCGCGATATACACCGGCGGCCTGGTACGTGCCAAGGAGACCGAGTTCGATCGCGGACCTTTGCACCGTGACCTCCCGAAAGTCGGAGACATACTGGTGATCCCGGCCGGCCAGCATGTCGGGATCACCGCACAGGGGCGTCTCGCCGAGTTCAGCCAGGTTAACGTGCCCACGAAGCTGCTTGAGCATCGCGAACTCACACCGCGTTTCGGTTATCGAGACTCTCTGCTACACCAGATGACGCGACGAGTGCAAAGTGTCGTCGACCGCGAAGATCTGCTCGCACGCCTGCTCAAGGAGTCGTTGACCGACGTGGTTCGGCTTCATCTGAGCGACCACTACGCAATGATCCAACGGCGCCGCACCACGCGCACATTCGACCTGGCCACGCAGGTGAGGCTTGTGGAGTTCATCGAGGATTCACTGGACGAAGACATCAGTATCGCTGCGCTATCTGAGTTCACCGGGATGTCCGCCAACTCGTTCATCACAGCGTTTGTGAGCTCATTCCACACGACGCCCTACCAGTTCGTCCTGACCCGCCGCATCAACCGAGCGAAGTTTCTTCTCGCTTCTACCGCCATGTCGATCACCGACATCGGTGTGGCAGCGGGGTTCTCAACCCCGAGCCACTTTGCCACGACGTTCAAGAGTCGCGTCGGGGCGACACCCACCGCCTATCGGAGCGGACTCTAG
- a CDS encoding class I SAM-dependent methyltransferase, producing the protein MSDAIYANPRLAPLYDEFEDNRADLLAYLAIAEALNAELVLDIGCGTGSLAVLLARSGRTVVAVDPAQAYLEVAKAKGVPGITWLHGHAADVPDIGAHLAVMTGNVAQALVTDHEWTTALASVYRALRPGGHFVFETRRPARRAWQDWAADTETEMRDIAGIGRVTRRFEVTAVQAPVVSFRYTYTFGADGEVLVSESTLRFREREDIEADLITQGFRVHEVRDAPDRPGEEFVFIAEKVSGGQLA; encoded by the coding sequence GTGTCCGATGCGATCTATGCGAATCCGCGCCTGGCACCGCTGTATGACGAGTTCGAGGACAACCGCGCCGACCTCCTTGCCTACCTGGCAATTGCGGAGGCGCTCAACGCCGAGCTGGTTCTCGACATCGGATGTGGGACTGGTTCTCTCGCTGTACTGCTTGCGCGCTCCGGTCGCACGGTGGTGGCCGTAGATCCAGCTCAAGCGTATCTGGAGGTCGCAAAGGCGAAAGGCGTACCGGGAATCACCTGGCTGCACGGGCATGCCGCGGACGTACCGGATATCGGTGCCCACCTCGCGGTCATGACCGGGAATGTGGCCCAGGCGTTGGTTACCGACCACGAGTGGACCACGGCCCTGGCATCCGTCTACCGAGCGTTGCGCCCTGGCGGTCATTTCGTGTTCGAAACCAGGCGTCCCGCCCGCCGCGCATGGCAGGACTGGGCCGCCGACACTGAGACCGAGATGCGTGACATCGCCGGAATCGGGCGGGTTACACGCCGTTTCGAGGTCACGGCAGTGCAGGCTCCGGTGGTGTCGTTCCGATACACCTACACGTTTGGCGCTGACGGTGAGGTTCTGGTGTCGGAGTCGACGCTGCGGTTCCGTGAGCGCGAGGACATCGAGGCCGATCTGATCACCCAGGGGTTCCGGGTCCACGAAGTTCGCGACGCCCCCGACCGTCCCGGCGAGGAGTTCGTCTTCATCGCCGAGAAGGTCAGTGGGGGTCAGCTGGCGTAG
- a CDS encoding GNAT family N-acetyltransferase, whose amino-acid sequence MTVRRFSRADWDWYREWFADRELDRRLGPMDEEWLAHVLEERDGVQLVVEQRDHPVAVVGCVWGAPAMGHAITDLAVAPLQRRQGLGAVAVDMTTRWPGHPPTDFWCAYVELDNEPAFGLFTSLGWSYLGVDDGMHAFRRESVDGMR is encoded by the coding sequence TTGACCGTTCGACGGTTCTCCCGCGCGGACTGGGACTGGTATCGCGAGTGGTTCGCTGATCGCGAGCTCGATCGTCGGCTTGGGCCGATGGATGAGGAATGGCTCGCGCACGTGCTGGAGGAGCGTGACGGTGTGCAGCTTGTCGTCGAGCAGCGTGACCATCCAGTCGCAGTCGTGGGGTGTGTGTGGGGCGCACCTGCGATGGGCCACGCGATCACCGATCTTGCAGTGGCTCCGCTCCAACGCCGACAAGGCTTGGGTGCAGTGGCTGTGGATATGACGACTCGGTGGCCGGGGCATCCGCCCACGGACTTCTGGTGTGCTTACGTTGAGTTGGACAATGAGCCCGCGTTCGGTTTGTTCACCTCTCTCGGATGGTCCTATCTGGGTGTCGACGACGGGATGCACGCGTTCCGGCGGGAAAGCGTCGATGGGATGCGTTGA
- a CDS encoding GNAT family N-acetyltransferase, whose product MSEFSPVVADCWLAPFTGDVVHSDERLTVVVNPSLDDDERVTVLWTAADDRVSIALTPAVAGAIGLRSSPAETLSETGIRAALAAEKIVLHGADNIFCLTESAEVEMLAETDGPGVRRLTGDDVDVFASFEAATSEQDRDDASVELDHWAVFGAFDEDSRLVSAASMYPWDDESTMVDLGVLTRTSARGRGYASKVVRAMFRYALAHGHEPQYRCQVDNTASVNLAASLGLHLFGRWETVTPADRHPDDAQASRSSC is encoded by the coding sequence ATGTCCGAATTCTCGCCGGTCGTCGCCGACTGCTGGCTTGCGCCGTTCACCGGAGACGTGGTGCACAGCGACGAACGCTTGACGGTCGTCGTGAACCCCAGCCTCGACGACGACGAGCGGGTCACCGTCTTGTGGACGGCAGCCGATGATCGCGTTTCGATCGCGCTCACCCCTGCTGTGGCCGGCGCGATCGGCCTCCGCTCCAGCCCTGCTGAAACTCTGTCCGAGACTGGAATCCGTGCGGCCCTGGCCGCGGAGAAGATCGTCTTGCACGGCGCCGACAACATCTTCTGCCTGACTGAGTCCGCGGAGGTCGAGATGCTCGCAGAGACCGACGGTCCCGGTGTCCGCCGGCTCACGGGCGACGACGTCGACGTGTTCGCCTCATTCGAAGCCGCGACGTCCGAGCAGGACCGTGATGACGCAAGCGTTGAACTAGACCACTGGGCAGTCTTCGGCGCGTTCGACGAGGACAGTCGTCTTGTCAGCGCGGCCAGCATGTATCCATGGGACGACGAGTCCACGATGGTTGATCTCGGAGTCCTCACCCGCACGTCCGCCCGAGGCCGTGGATACGCCAGCAAGGTGGTACGCGCCATGTTTCGCTACGCGCTCGCTCACGGCCACGAACCGCAGTACCGATGCCAGGTCGACAACACCGCGTCGGTCAACCTAGCGGCGAGTCTGGGTCTGCACCTGTTCGGCAGATGGGAGACCGTCACCCCCGCCGACCGACATCCGGATGACGCCCAGGCATCGAGGAGTTCGTGTTGA
- a CDS encoding aldo/keto reductase, with protein sequence MSLDHYVTLGRSGLRVSPFALGAMTFGTDPGGAGSTVEESERVLSTYLDLGGNLIDTANFYTNGHSEKILGDYFTGRPGLRDRVVLATKFFTNMYPGDPNGGGAGRSSIRAQLHESLRRLNTDHVDIYWMHNWDRHTPIEETVSALDDLVRAGTVRYIGFSNTPAWVTAQAQTLALLRGWTPLIALQVEYSLLARTVEGEVAPLALDTGMALLPWSPLKGGFLSGKYRRGEQVTDSARADFVGGPSEEQFAVIDVVASVAEEIDASPAAVSLAWLRSRPGTVVPIIGARRVEHLTGNLAGLDVTLSADQIRRLDEASTPVLNYPAELKGDLRAMLQFAGSTIDGEPSGVYPPLLEGVRY encoded by the coding sequence ATGTCACTGGATCACTACGTCACCCTCGGCAGGTCGGGCCTGCGGGTCAGCCCATTCGCGCTCGGCGCGATGACATTCGGCACCGACCCCGGCGGCGCAGGCAGCACTGTCGAGGAGTCGGAGCGTGTCCTGTCGACCTATCTCGACCTCGGCGGCAACCTGATCGACACCGCGAACTTCTACACCAATGGCCACTCCGAGAAGATCCTCGGCGACTACTTCACCGGCCGTCCAGGGCTTCGCGACCGGGTCGTGCTCGCCACGAAGTTCTTCACCAACATGTATCCCGGCGACCCGAACGGCGGCGGGGCGGGCCGCTCGTCGATCCGCGCCCAACTGCATGAGAGCCTGCGCCGGCTCAATACCGATCACGTCGACATCTACTGGATGCACAACTGGGACCGGCACACGCCGATCGAGGAGACCGTGTCGGCGCTCGACGATCTGGTCCGCGCGGGCACCGTGCGCTACATCGGCTTCTCGAACACCCCGGCGTGGGTGACGGCGCAGGCACAGACCCTCGCGCTGCTCAGGGGGTGGACGCCGCTCATCGCGTTACAGGTGGAGTACTCGTTGCTTGCGCGCACCGTCGAGGGTGAGGTGGCGCCGCTCGCGCTCGATACCGGTATGGCACTGCTGCCGTGGAGTCCGCTGAAGGGCGGCTTCCTGTCGGGCAAGTACCGCCGCGGCGAACAGGTCACCGACTCCGCGCGAGCCGATTTCGTCGGTGGGCCCAGTGAGGAGCAGTTCGCCGTCATCGACGTCGTCGCGTCCGTCGCCGAGGAGATCGACGCGAGCCCGGCCGCGGTGTCGCTGGCGTGGTTGCGGTCCCGCCCGGGCACTGTCGTGCCGATCATCGGCGCGCGCCGCGTCGAGCACCTGACCGGAAATCTCGCCGGCCTCGACGTCACCCTCAGCGCCGACCAGATCCGCCGCCTCGACGAGGCGTCGACCCCGGTGCTTAACTACCCCGCCGAACTCAAGGGTGACCTGCGCGCGATGCTGCAGTTCGCGGGCAGCACCATCGACGGCGAGCCCTCCGGCGTGTACCCGCCGCTGTTGGAGGGCGTCCGCTACTGA
- a CDS encoding AraC family transcriptional regulator codes for MHSRADLLDEIRHRISVHARPDMRTAIDGLLLSRVTTDAVTPDYTLTEPLLVLMAQGGKRLLLGDRTYEYRAGQCLVITATVPVTGHHIDTSVQSPSLGLGLVLRPADVAELILQGPAGSRARSDDVSAISTGDAGVDLLDAMVRMLRLLDNPADAAVLAPLVQREILWRTLTGPQGAALRNIGLADSNLSHVSRAITWVRDNYAEPVRIDDLAQLAGLSTSAFHRHFRAVTAMTPLQFQKRIRLQHARSLLLAQRSDVATVGHEVGYDSPSQFNREYRRLFGAPPGRDASRLRDDAGPVAHLV; via the coding sequence ATGCACTCCCGCGCCGACTTGCTCGACGAGATTCGCCACCGCATCTCCGTACACGCGCGGCCGGACATGCGCACCGCCATCGACGGCCTGCTGCTGTCGAGGGTCACCACCGACGCCGTCACACCCGACTACACGCTGACCGAGCCACTGCTGGTGCTGATGGCCCAGGGCGGTAAGCGCCTGCTGCTCGGCGATCGGACGTACGAGTACCGCGCCGGCCAGTGCCTGGTGATCACCGCGACAGTTCCGGTCACCGGCCACCACATCGACACCAGCGTCCAGTCGCCGTCGCTGGGCCTGGGCCTGGTGCTGCGACCTGCGGACGTCGCCGAGCTGATCCTGCAGGGACCGGCAGGATCGCGGGCCAGGTCGGACGACGTGTCGGCCATCAGCACCGGCGACGCCGGGGTGGACCTGCTCGACGCCATGGTGCGCATGCTGCGGCTGCTCGACAACCCCGCAGACGCCGCCGTGCTGGCACCGCTGGTGCAGCGCGAGATCCTGTGGCGGACCCTGACCGGACCGCAGGGTGCGGCGCTGCGCAACATCGGTCTGGCGGACAGCAACCTGTCGCATGTGAGCCGTGCGATCACGTGGGTGCGCGACAACTACGCGGAACCGGTGCGCATCGATGACCTGGCGCAGCTGGCCGGGCTGAGCACGTCGGCCTTCCACCGCCACTTCCGCGCGGTCACGGCCATGACGCCTCTGCAGTTTCAGAAGCGCATCCGGCTGCAGCACGCGCGTTCACTGCTGCTGGCCCAGCGCAGTGACGTCGCCACCGTCGGCCACGAGGTGGGCTATGACAGCCCGTCGCAGTTCAACCGCGAGTACCGCCGGCTGTTCGGCGCCCCACCGGGCCGGGACGCGTCGCGGTTACGCGATGACGCAGGCCCAGTTGCGCATCTGGTCTGA